A portion of the Cryptomeria japonica chromosome 5, Sugi_1.0, whole genome shotgun sequence genome contains these proteins:
- the LOC131035432 gene encoding AAA-ATPase At3g50940-like, which translates to MEMEALIGKIFSIIGFMTFVQSYVPPQVCQIVRQWVMRIFDCVNLYCCVSLPEFKGKHGWNMNELYTDAEEYVKTLESAAEARNLTVYRGVNARQLGISPDTDQLIHDSFRGVRMCWTQHTIQKMVDKETVERHAYTLKMNKLDQNLLKACLNHVSEKVADHKLGKRELKLYTNSEFCAIRGQGWNSMPFKHPSTFHTLALDPSIKKTIINDLDRFKAGKDFYRQIGRAWERGYLLHGPPGMGKSSLIAAVANLLEEPSYDIYDLELTKVSHNQELCALLTQTSEKAIIVIEDIDCSIDLMDRESKEKATESKLRSQLTLSGLLNFTDGLWSWCGEERIIIFTNNHPEHLDPALLRCGRMDVHIELSYCNFEVFKILAFSYLRIEAHELYPLVEEKITTGAEMTPAEIIEILMSKVDSPDKAVSNVISVLDAKIKEKQALRQSQSSQTEKEEKYVTKEEINPENDPIKGF; encoded by the exons ATGGAAATGGAAGCCTTAATCGGAAAGATATTTTCCATAATCGGGTTTATGACATTCGTACAAAGCTATGTTCCCCCACAGGTATGCCAAATCGTGAGACAATGGGTGATGCGCATTTTTGACTGTGTAAATCTGTATTGTTGCGTGAGCCTCCCAGAATTCAAAGGAAAGCACGGATGGAACATGAACGAGTTGTACACGGACGCGGAAGAGTACGTGAAAACTCTGGAAAGCGCGGCGGAAGCTCGCAATCTAACGGTGTATCGAGGCGTGAATGCGAGACAGTTGGGCATCTCTCCGGACACAGACCAACTCATCCACGACTCATTCCGCGGAGTGAGAATGTGCTGGACCCAACACACCATACAGAAAATGGTGGACAAAGAAACCGTTGAAAGACACGCCTATACTCTCAAAATGAACAAACTAGACCAGAACCTCCTCAAGGCCTGTTTGAACCACGTATCCGAAAAGGTGGCGGACCATAAACTGGGCAAAAGGGAACTCAAATTATATACCAACAGTGAATTTTGCGCCATTCGTGGACAAGGATGGAATAGCATGCCTTTCAAGCACCCATCTACTTTTCATACGCTCGCACTCGATCCATCCATAAAGAAAACAATTATCAATGATCTTGATCGATTTAAGGCCGGAAAAGATTTCTACAGACAGATCGGTCGCGCCTGGGAACGCGGTTACCTTCTTCATGGCCCTCCCGGAATGGGAAAGTCCAGCTTAATTGCCGCCGTGGCAAACTTGTTGGAAG AACCCAGTTATGACATCTATGATCTTGAACTCACTAAGGTCTCTCATAACCAGGAGCTATGTGCCCTTCTTACTCAGACCAGTGAAAAGGCCATCATTGTTATCGAGGACATAGACTGCTCCATCGATCTTATGGATAGAGAGTCGAAGGAGAAGGCCACAGAAAGCAAGCTGCGAAGTCAACTTACCCTTTCTGGCTTGCTCAATTTTACGGATGGATTGTGGTCTTGGTGCGGTGAGGAGCGTATTATTATCTTTACTAATAACCACCCTGAACATCTCGATCCCGCTCTTCTTAGATGTGGGAGAATGGATGTCCACATTGAACTCTCTTACTGCAACTTCGAAGTTTTTAAAATTCTCGCTTTCAGTTATTTGAGAATTGAAGCTCACGAACTTTATCCTTTGGTGGAGGAGAAGATCACTACGGGGGCCGAAATGACTCCTGCTGAAATTATAGAAATTCTGATGAGTAAAGTGGACAGTCCTGACAAAGCAGTGAGCAATGTGATTAGTGTCCTGGATGCCAAGATTAAGGAAAAACAGGCTCTACGTCAATCCCAATCTTCCCAAACAGAGAAGGAAGAAAAATACGTCACGAAGGAAGAGATAAATCCTGAAAATGATCCCATAAAAGGCTTTTAA